Part of the Acidobacteriota bacterium genome, GGCCGCGGCGCGGGCAACTCGATCAACGCGATGCTGGACGCGTTCCGCCTGACGGGCGAGGCGCGCTATCTCGAGGCCGCCGAGCGGTTCATCCGCCGGTGCATCCATCCGCGCGACGACATCGCGGCGCGCGCGCTGCTGGACGCCGAGCGGCGCTGGTCCTATACCGTGTTCCTCCAGGCGCTCGGCAAGTATCTCGATATCAAGCGCGAGCGCGGCGAGCGCGATCGAATGTACCGCTACGCGCGGTGCAGCCTGCTCGCCTACGCCGACTGGATGGCGGCGCACGAGCGCGCCTACCTCGATCATCCGGAGGCGCTCGAGTTTCCGACCGAGACGTGGGCCGCGCAGGAGCTCCGCAAAGCGGATGTGTTCCGCCTCGCCGCGGCGTACGGCACGAGCGAGCGCCGGCCGGTGTATGTGGAGCGATCGGAGTATTTTTACGACCGCGCGATCGGTGGTCTGCGCAACGCGCCCACGCGAACGCTGACCCGTCCGCTCGTGCTGCTCATCACCAACACCGTCGCGCCCCCTGCGCGGCTCACCGTCCCCGCCGACGCATCGCCCGATCCCGTCGAGGATTTCGGACACCCGGCGCCGTTCGTGTCGCAGCGCCAGCGCGCCGCGCGGCGCCTGGCCTCCGCAGCCGCCCTGATCATGGCGGCCACGCTGCTGCTGCTCCTCGCGGCGCTCTGAGGAACGCCAGAAGGCGATCCCCACCGGACGCGTGACCATCCGGCGTGCGCCTGACCGGCGCCTACACGACCGCGGATGGTACCGGCGCGTCCCCGAACGCCGGCGCGGGCGCGTTATCCACCGCCCGGGCCGCCACAGCCGTCTTCGTGATCCGATCGAGCGCCATCGTCAGTCCGGCGATGTTCCAGAAGATATGCACGTACTGGAAGGGAATGAAGCACGCCCCCACCGCATAGACGAAGAGACTGGTTTCCAGCGCGGTCGCATACACGCCGAACTCGGCGTCGATCGTGCCCTGTCGGGCCTGCCGGCGCGCCCGCCGGCAGGCAATCAGGGCAAGCAGCATGGTGGAGCCGAACAGCATGAGACCCGGGAAACCAAGCTCCGCCAGCACCCCGAACCACGCGCTGTGGACGGAGCGGTGGGTACCGAACTCGCCGCCCGAAAAATCGTACGCGTCGAAGCTTGGGTTGTAACCGAGATAACCCACACCGGTCAGCGGGCGGTCGCGCGCCATGTCGACGGCGACCGTCCAGAAGTGAAGCCGTCCCATGGCCGACCGGTCCCCGCGATCAGTCTCCGGGCCGCCGTCATCGTCGCGATTGATGACGCGATCGGCCGCCAAGCGAATCGTCTCCATCCGGTCCCAGAACTTCTCGGGAAAGACGGTCAGAATGAGCCCCGCCAGCAGCCCCACTCCAACTGCCGCGCGCACCTTGTGCCGCGAGCGCAGGAAATACAGCATGCCGAGGACGCCGGCTGACAGGAATCCACCGCGGGAATAGGTCGCGATCCCCCGGAACACGACCCCGACTGCCATGAAACGGTGCACGACCGCTTCCGATCGCCGGGCGGCGGTGCTCGCGAGCGCGAGCAGCAGCGGCGTTAGCATGAACATCGCCAGCGCGGCACCGTTTTCATCGCCGAACGGTGGAATGCGGTTGACGTTCTTTGCTCCCGGGTTGAGCAGCAGTTGCAACCATCCCTGCTTCGACGCCTCGAACCCGAGCGATACGGCAATCACCAGGAGCGTGAGCCGGAAGCGCAGCCGATCGCTCACGAGCGTCGCCACCGCGTACGTCACCACGAGGGATTTCGCCAGATCGGGCCAGTAAGCCCACGAGTACTCCGCGTGCGGACCCAGCGCCGTGGAGAGAATGCTCTGAAGCAGGAACAGGAAGAGCACGACCGTCCGCAGGTCGAGCCGGATCCGCTCGCGCTCCCGAGAAAGCAACAGCGATCCCACGAGCGCCAATCCGGCGATGAACGACAGATTGAGCTGTCCGACGAAATCACCCCACACCCACTGCTCCGGTCTGAAGTACGCAATCCAGAGGTAGAGGAGGAGGACGTAGAACGGGCCGCGAAGGCCGTAGAAGATACCCACGCCGGCGATGCTCATGACGAACAGATTGCGCAGCATTCCTCCGTGCACGCTCGCAAACCGCCGGCCACCTGGGGGCAGACTTCTTCCGCCTCAGCAGCGTCACGATCGGCATCTGACCGCCTCCGGGAAGACCAAAGTCTTCCGCGAAGGAGACAATCGCCTGGCGCGGTGTGGCCTGGCGCCCGGCTCCCGGGCGACACTCTTGCAGTCGCCCGAGGAGCGCGAAAGGCGACTGATGACCACCGGAACAGCGGCCGTTCGAGTGCCGGAGCCCGCGGCGATGCCCTCCCCGACGGGGGCCAATTACGCGTTCATCGTCGGGCACTACAAGAGCGGGAGCACGTGGCTGGCGAACCTGCTGGCCCTGCATCCGGATATCCGCTGCCTCGGCGAGACGAACGTCTTTCGTTATGCGGCCACGCAGGACATCGCCACGGCCACGCGTAACCTGTTTACCAGCTCGTACTGGAGCGGCGGCGGCCTCGCCAGGCTGCCGCGGCATCGGCTGGCGGTCGCGGCGGCCGCTGTGCAGGGGCTGTGGCGGCAGGCCCCCCCGCGGACCGCGCGTCCCTCGACGCTGCTGGATCTCAGCCTGCTCGACCAGCGCGCGCTCAGGCGCGAGCTGCTGGCCAGCAGGTCGGGCGAGGATTACTGCCGCCGCTTCTTCGACTTCGTGGGCGCGCGCCTCAAGCCGCGCGCGTACCTGGTCGAGAAGACGCCCAATCACGTGCTCGTGACCCCGTTCATCCGGTCGGTCTTTCCCGAGGCACGGCTCGTCGCCGTGTATCGCGACGGGCGCGATGTCGTCGTCTCCGATCGGTTCTTCTCGGCGCGGCGCGGCCGGGCGTGGAATTTCGCGGCGAGCGTCGAATACTGGCGCCGGCTGATCGAAGCGCAGCGCGCGTACGCGTCGAAGTACGGCATCTTCACCTGCGCTTACGAGTCGCTGCTCGAGGATGGCGCCGGGACGGTCGCCGGGCTGCTGCGGTTCCTGGGGCTCCCCGCCGACGAGCACGTGTCCGCGATGCTGCGCTACTCGTCGATCAGTTTCATGACCGGGCGCCGGCCGGGAGACGAGGACCGAGGAAGTTTCTACCGCAGGGGCGTCCGCGGCGACTGGCGGAATCACTTCACCGACGAGGACAAGCGCCGGTTCAAGGAGATCGCCGGCGACCTGCTGATCGAGCTGGGGTACGAACGCGACGGAGACTGGTGACGGGCCGCGATCGCCCTACGGAATGCACCGCACGATGTGCGGTCCAACCAGGCGGGTCACCGGCAGCGGCAGGCGTTTCCAGATCGCAACCGCGCGGCGGTATTTCGCGCTGGCGGGGCTGAAGTCAGGCAGCGCGGCGCCGCCGACCTGGAGGTACTCCCAGTGGAGCGCGTCCGGGACGGCCCCCCACTGTTTCTTGAACTCGAAGTGGCTGTCGCCGATGGTGGACCGGCCGAAATCGAACTGCCGCGCGTGCGCGTCGACGGCCCGCCCGATGGCCGCCCAGTAGAGCATCTGGTTCGCACACCACTCGCGGCCGCGGCGCAGGGCCGACGCCCACGGCATCTCCACGCGGTCGCGGTACGTGATCGTGATGCCCGCCGCCAGCGGCTCTCCGCCGCGGCTGACCACGATCACCGCCGCGCGCGGGCCAACCTCCTGCAGGACTTCTTCGCAGAGGTTGCGGCCGTACACCGGCGTGCCCAGGTCGCGCATGTTGGTCGCGAAGATCTCATAGAAGGCGTCGAGCAGCTCCCGCCCTCCGGCGGCAACGTCCAGGCCGCTCTTCTCCGACTTGCGAATCTGGTTCCGCAGCTTGCGGTCGAACAGCCCGAACAGCGCGTCGCGGGTGGACGGCAGCGCCAGCTCCATCGCCACCTTGTGGGCGCGGAACGGCAGCGAGCCGAATCGGCGCGCGCGGTGGCGCAGCTCCACGTGGCTGTAGCCCCCGGCGCGGGCCAGCGCGCCGGCCGCGCCGAGCAGCGCGTCGGCCGTGCGCGCGGCGGACGCCAGCACGCCGCCGTAATTCACGAACGGCAGCGACACGACGAAGCGCCCGAAGACCGGCGACCGCATTGCGACGAGCGGCAGCACCCCGGCCATCACGCCGCCGGTCCTTGCCACCAGATATCTGGTCTGGTGCCCGAACGCCCGCGCGATGATCGCCCGCCACTCCCAGCGGTGGTAGACGGCGGCCTCAGGGTGCCCGTCGACGAACGCGTCCCATTCCTCGCGGCAGGTGGCCTCGGTCACGGAGAGCGGCGCGTCAGACATCGGTGTCGCTCCTGAGCAGCCAGTAGTCCTTCATCATCAGGAACCGGCCCATCACCAGCGCATCGATGGCGGACGAGAACGTCGTCCGGATCGCGTCGCGCGGCGCACACGCGGTCGGCTCGCCGTGGGCGGTCAGCGGCGTGTTGATCAGCCCGGGCACGCCGGTGCGCGTGCGATGGATGCGCAGCAGCTCGGCCAGCTCGGGCGCCTGCGCCGGGTCGACGGTGTGGACGGTCATGGCGTTGCGCGCGTCGAGCGCCGCGCGCAGCAGCGGCCGCGCCTCCGGACGAACGGTTCCCCGCAGCAACATGAAGGGGGACCGCAGCGGCACGTCCAGGCACGCGTCCGCCGCGGCGTCGGTCAGCGACACGGGCAGCCACGCCTCGTCGGTGGGACGACCGAGATAGTGGGTGAGGTTCTCGCGCGCGTAGGGTCGCGACGGATCGCAGAGAATGCTGCGGCTGCCCAGCGAGCGCGCACCGAAATCGAGCGCGCCCTGGAACCAGGCGATCGTCTTTCCGGACTCGAGCAGGCGCGACACGCGCGTCAGCAGCCGTTCCCATGCAGGCTCGTAGACGTAGTCGAGACGGCAGTTCTCGATCGTCTGCTTCATCTCCGGTTCCGAGAACGCGGGACCGAGCGACAGCCCGTCGAACCGCGATGCCGCGGAATCGGTGGCCACCGCGGCGCCGATCGCGCCGCCCGCTTCTTCGGGCACGGGCGCCACCCAGACCCGATCCCCGAGCTCGAGGCGGACCGCGGTGTTCACGGCGTCCGATCCGAACACACTGCCCCCGAGCCCAACCGCGTCGACGTGGAGCAGCGCCGCGGCCGCGTGACACAGGCGCGCCGCCAGTTCGTGGACGCGAATGCAGAAGCCGGCTGCCAGGTCCCGCCGTCGCTGGCGCACACGCGCGTGGAGGCTGTCGGCCTGCGCCAGGTCGCCGATTCCCGACGCCGCCCCCGCCACGAGCGCGTCGAGGCGCGATTCGTCGAAGTAGAAGCCCGGCTGCGCGCTCCAGCCGATCACCGTACCGAAGGCCTGCGCGAACGTGGCGTCCCCGGCGGAGCCCAACCGCTCGAGCGCATCGAGCGCCCCGTCGCCGGCGGCGCAGCCAAGCCGCGCGGCCAGGTCGGCAGCCGCCGCGATGAGACGCTCCACGCCGCCAATCGCCATCACGCGCCCGATGACGGGGCCATCCTTGTAGAACAACGACCCGCGGCGCGCGACTCCATCGACAATGACGATGGCCATGCGCTCGGCAGATGAAGAGGCCGCGACCTGCAGCGCCTGCGCGCGAAGCCCCTCGACCAGCCACGCGGGCTTTTCGTCGAGGGCATCCGCCAGGGCGAGACGCGCGTGGCCCGTGTTGAGCCGCGCCCGCAGGCGCAGGCCGCGGCGCAACGCCCGCACGTCGGCCGCGCCGGCGGCCCCGCGGTCGGCGAGCGCGATGGCCGTCACGGCGTGCGCAGGCAGGTGCGCGCGTTCCAGGCACGCGGCCAGCGCCGCCATCGGCACGCCGGGGCTCCGGACGCCAGCGCCCGCAGCGTTTCTCGACACGCTGCACTCCGACACCGCGGCGACGACCTGGCCGTTCACCGACAGCGCCGCGGCGGCCTCGCCGCTCCGGCCGCCGATGCCCAGCACGACACCCATGGCTACCGCCGCACCGACGGGTGCGCCACGAGGAAGTCCCCGATGGCCAGGTAATCGAGGTTGCCCGCCAGGAACGCCCGCACCGCATCATCGGGCGTGCAGACGATCGGCTCCTCGTGCATGTTGAAGCTCGTGTTGATGAGCGAGGGAATACCGGTGAGGGCGTAATACTCGGAGAGGATCCGATGGAAGCTCGGGTTCGATCGGCTCGTCACCAGCTGGGGGCGCGCCGTGCCGTCCACGTGCACGGCCGCCGGGCAGTCCGTCTTCATCCGTTCCGTGCAGTCGAAGGTAATCGTCATGAACTGAGCGGCGTAGTCGGCGCCATCCACCCGCTGGTAGCACTCGTGGCGGTGCTCGTAGAGCGTCGCGGGCGCGAACGGCATGAACTCGGTCCGGCCGAGCCGCTGGTTGAGCCACTGGTTCACCGCCGGTTCCTGCGCGTGGTACAGAATCGACCGGTTCCCCAGCGCCCGCGGACCGTACTCCATCCGCCCGTTGAAGCGCGCCACCACCTTGCCCGCCGCCGCCAGGCTGGCGATCTTCTTCTCGATTGGCGAGTAGCGGTCGAACGGCAGTCCCGCGCTGCGCAGCGACGCGGCGATCTCGGTCTCGCCGTAGCACGGACCGAAGAACACGTCGTCGAGGGCGGATCCGCGGAAGCCGTTGCCGGCAAACGCGAGAAGGCCCGCACCGG contains:
- a CDS encoding putative O-glycosylation ligase, exosortase A system-associated, translated to MLRNLFVMSIAGVGIFYGLRGPFYVLLLYLWIAYFRPEQWVWGDFVGQLNLSFIAGLALVGSLLLSRERERIRLDLRTVVLFLFLLQSILSTALGPHAEYSWAYWPDLAKSLVVTYAVATLVSDRLRFRLTLLVIAVSLGFEASKQGWLQLLLNPGAKNVNRIPPFGDENGAALAMFMLTPLLLALASTAARRSEAVVHRFMAVGVVFRGIATYSRGGFLSAGVLGMLYFLRSRHKVRAAVGVGLLAGLILTVFPEKFWDRMETIRLAADRVINRDDDGGPETDRGDRSAMGRLHFWTVAVDMARDRPLTGVGYLGYNPSFDAYDFSGGEFGTHRSVHSAWFGVLAELGFPGLMLFGSTMLLALIACRRARRQARQGTIDAEFGVYATALETSLFVYAVGACFIPFQYVHIFWNIAGLTMALDRITKTAVAARAVDNAPAPAFGDAPVPSAVV
- a CDS encoding sulfotransferase, coding for MTTGTAAVRVPEPAAMPSPTGANYAFIVGHYKSGSTWLANLLALHPDIRCLGETNVFRYAATQDIATATRNLFTSSYWSGGGLARLPRHRLAVAAAAVQGLWRQAPPRTARPSTLLDLSLLDQRALRRELLASRSGEDYCRRFFDFVGARLKPRAYLVEKTPNHVLVTPFIRSVFPEARLVAVYRDGRDVVVSDRFFSARRGRAWNFAASVEYWRRLIEAQRAYASKYGIFTCAYESLLEDGAGTVAGLLRFLGLPADEHVSAMLRYSSISFMTGRRPGDEDRGSFYRRGVRGDWRNHFTDEDKRRFKEIAGDLLIELGYERDGDW
- a CDS encoding FemAB family PEP-CTERM system-associated protein, whose amino-acid sequence is MSDAPLSVTEATCREEWDAFVDGHPEAAVYHRWEWRAIIARAFGHQTRYLVARTGGVMAGVLPLVAMRSPVFGRFVVSLPFVNYGGVLASAARTADALLGAAGALARAGGYSHVELRHRARRFGSLPFRAHKVAMELALPSTRDALFGLFDRKLRNQIRKSEKSGLDVAAGGRELLDAFYEIFATNMRDLGTPVYGRNLCEEVLQEVGPRAAVIVVSRGGEPLAAGITITYRDRVEMPWASALRRGREWCANQMLYWAAIGRAVDAHARQFDFGRSTIGDSHFEFKKQWGAVPDALHWEYLQVGGAALPDFSPASAKYRRAVAIWKRLPLPVTRLVGPHIVRCIP